A stretch of Arachis hypogaea cultivar Tifrunner chromosome 15, arahy.Tifrunner.gnm2.J5K5, whole genome shotgun sequence DNA encodes these proteins:
- the LOC140179174 gene encoding uncharacterized protein, which produces MEASSTTIRLAGISPPILDGSNYHVWQVRMKAFLEGADLWEAVEDDYVVPPLVANPTANQQKLYKERVTRKAKARSSLYAAVTPIIFNRIMSLESAKDIWDFLKKEYEGNKKIKGMKAMNLKRELERVQMKENESVQEFADKLLDLTNKLALLGTDLGEERLVEKLLCSVPERFEATIASLENTREISEMSFAEAVSALQAQEQRRVLRRGDELVEGAMQARVKHGSGEKKKKGKQFGA; this is translated from the coding sequence ATGGAAGCTTCATCAACAACTATTAGGCTAGCAGGCATTTCTCCTCCAATTCTTGATGGGAGCAATTATCATGTCTGGCAAGTGAGGATGAAAGCATTCCTTGAAGGAGCTGATCTGTGGGAGGCAGTGGAGGATGACTACGTGGTGCCTCCATTGGTTGCCAATCCAACTGCAAATCAACAAAAGCTCTACAAAGAACGTGTGACTAGAAAAGCCAAAGCAAGATCTAGTCTCTATGCTGCTGTTACTCCTATTATTTTTAATAGGATTATGAGTCTAGAATCTGCAAAAGATATTTGGGATTTTTTGAAGAAAGAATATGAGGGCAATAAGAAGATTAAAGGAATGAAAGCAATGAACCTTAAAAGGGAGCTAGAAAGAGTGCAGATGAAGGAAAATGAATCAGTTCAAGAATTTGCTGATAAACTCCTAGACTTAACCAATAAATTGGCACTGTTGGGTACTGATCTTGGAGAGGAAAGACTTGTCGAGAAGCTCCTGTGTTCTGTACCTGAAAGATTTGAAGCTACTATAGCATCTCttgagaacacaagagaaatctCAGAGATGTCATTTGCTGAAGCAGTTAGTGCTCTTCAAGCACAAGAACAAAGGAGGGTACTGAGGAGAGGAGATGAGCTAGTTGAAGGTGCAATGCAGGCTAGGGTGAAGCATGGAAGTggtgagaagaaaaagaaaggcaAGCAGTTTGGTGCTTAA